One window of Salmo salar chromosome ssa11, Ssal_v3.1, whole genome shotgun sequence genomic DNA carries:
- the LOC106562233 gene encoding transcriptional repressor CTCF produces the protein MGKLPYHRQRKTKQALSAQANLPGKGRPRTRLFSMEGEVVSIETAQVEGLQDSGEGAELLQTAEAALMEGGVAPQVVTGNVEMMVMDTLDSTLDPALLQMKTEVLEGGGTVTVTGGDEGQIITLQVVNMEGNMEQTSAALGLGQLQLVQVPVTTATVEELQASFVDASAGNTEAEPVICHTLPLPEGFQVVKVGANGEVETVEQEELQAAQDELQVIHGEEEEEAEPQVEDQTWSKDPDYQPTAGIRKGKKGKKSRLRYGEGERDMDVSVYDFEEEQQEGMLSEVNAEKVVGNMKPPKPTKIKKKGVKKTFQCELCSYTCPRRSNLDRHMKSHTDERPHKCHLCGRAFRTVTLLRNHLNTHTGTRPHKCQDCDMAFVTSGELVRHRRYKHTFEKPFKCSMCDYASVEVSKLKRHIRSHTGERPFQCSLCSYASRDTYKLKRHMRTHSGEKPYECYICHARFTQSGTMKMHILQKHTENVAKFHCPHCDTVIARKSDLGVHLRKQHSFMEMGRKCRYCDAVFHERYALIQHQKSHKNEKRFKCDQCDYCCRQERHMIMHRRTHTGEKPYACSQCEKTFRQKQLLDMHFKRYHDPNFIPTAFVCSKCAKTFTRRNTMLRHAENCNGENTGDENGTPPKKGRRGRKRKMRSRRDDDDDDTEPELDDIEEEEEELLAEIEVEQAPPVVPVPAPVGPPAKRKRGRPPKAKPAPTAAIIRVEDETTGEVDDIIVKKEMKAEQASQEEEAVEDEVPAVEVEHAEGEPANQVEESFQGEEVVQEVALSVTEAPPNGDLTPEMILSMMDR, from the exons ATGGGCAAGCTTCCCTACCATCGCCAGAGGAAGACCAAACAAGCACTGAGCGCTCAAGCAAATTTACCCGGAAAAGGAAGACCGAGGACCAG GTTGTTTTCTATGGAGGGGGAAGTCGTTTCCATTGAGACCGCTCAGGTTGAGGGTCTCcaggacagtggggagggagcAGAGCTGCTCCAGACTGCAGAGGCTGCCTTGATGGAAGGGGGTGTGGCACCCCAAGTGGTGACAGGGAATGTTGAAATGATGGTGATGGACACCCTGGACTCAACCCTTGACCCTGCCCTGCTACAGATGAAGACTGAGGTCCTCGAAGGGGGTGGCACAGTGACGGTCACCGGGGGAGACGAGGGACAGATCATCACCCTGCAG GTGGTGAACATGGAGGGCAACATGGAGCAGACGAGTGCAGCGCTGGGGCTTGGACAGCTGCAGCTGGTGCAGGTCCCTGTCACTACAGCCACCGTGGAAGAACTCCAGGCCAGCTTTGTTGACGCCTCAGCAGGCAATACTGAGGCAGAGCCAGTGAtctgccacaccctccctctgcCCGAGGGCTTCCAG GTGGTGAAGGTGGGGGCGaatggagaggtggagacagttgAGCAGGAAGAACTGCAGGCAGCCCAGGATGAGCTCCAGGTGATccatggggaggaggaggaggaagctgaGCCCCAAGTAGAGGACCAGACCTGGTCCAAAGACCCAGATTACCAGCCAACTGCTGGCATCCGCAAGGGGAAGAAGGGCAAGAAGAGCCGCCTGCGTTACGGGGAGGGGGAGCGGGACATGGACGTGTCTGTGTATGACTttgaggaggagcagcaggaggggATGCTCTCTGAGGTCAACGCTGAGAAGGTTGTGGGCAACATGAAGCCGCCCAAACCCACCAAGATAAAAAAGAAAG GTGTGAAGAAGACGTTCCAGTGTGAGCTGTGTAGCTACACCTGCCCCCGGCGCTCTAACCTGGACCGCCACATGAAGAGCCACACAGATGAGAGGCCACACAAATGCCACCTGTGTGGGAGGGCCTTCAGAACGGTCACACTGCTGAGGAaccacctcaacacacacacgg GCACTCGTCCTCATAAATGCCAAGATTGTGACATGGCATTTGTGACCAGTGGAGAGCTGGTGCGTCATCGCCGCTACAAACACACATTCGAGAAACCCTTCAAGTGCTCCATGTGTGACTACGCTAGTGTGGAG GTGAGTAAGCTGAAGAGACACATCCGCTCCCATACAGGCGAGAGGCCCTTCCAGTGCAGTCTGTGCAGCTACGCCAGCCGAGACACCTACAAATTGAAGAGACACATGAGGACACACTCAG GTGAGAAGCCATATGAGTGCTACATCTGCCATGCTCGTTTCACGCAgagcggcaccatgaagatgcACATCCTGCAGAAGCACACAGAGAATGTGGCCAAATTCCACTGCCCTCACTGTGACACAGTCATCGCCCGCAAGAGCGACCTGG GTGTGCACTTGCGGAAGCAGCATTCGTTCATGGAGATGGGCAGGAAGTGTCGTTACTGTGATGCTGTGTTCCACGAGCGTTACGCACTCATCCAGCACCAGAAATCCCACAAGAACGAGAAGCGCTTCAAATGCGACCAGTGTGACTATTGCTGCAGACAG GAGCGTCACATGATCatgcacagacgcacacacacgggGGAGAAGCCGTACGCCTGCAGCCAATGTGAAAAAACTTTCCGGCAGAAGCAGCTGCTGGACATGCACTTCAAACGCTACCATGACCCCAATTTCATCCCCACTGCCTTCGTCTGCAGCAAGTGTGCCAAGACCTTCACTCGCAGG AACACCATGCTGCGTCACGCGGAGAACTGTAACGGAGAGAACACCGGTGACGAGAACGGAACCCCGCCCAAGAAAGGCCGCCGCGGCAGAAAGAGGAAGATGCGCTCCAGAcgggatgatgacgatgatgacacTG AGCCTGAGCTGGATGAcattgaggaagaggaggaggagctgcTAGCTGAGATTGAAGTGGAGCAGGCACCACCTGTTGTCCCTGTCCCTGCCCCTGTTGGCCCGCCAGCCAAGAGGAAACGTGGAAGACCTCCCAAGGCCAAACCTGCCCCAA CGGCGGCAATCATCCGTGTGGAGGATGAGACCACAGGCGAGGTGGATGACATAATCGTGAAGAAAGAGATGAAGGCCGAGCAGGCGAGCCAGGAGGAAGAAGCTGTCGAGGATGAGGTGCCAGCAGTAGAGGTGGAGCATGCTGAAGGAGAGCCTGCCAATCAGGTAGAAGAGTCATTCCAGGGGGAGGAGGTGGTGCAGGAAGTGGCACTGTCTGTCACAGAGGCTCCGCCCAACGGTGACCTCACTCCTGAGATGATTCTCAGTATGATGGACCGGTGA
- the LOC106562234 gene encoding rho family-interacting cell polarization regulator 1 isoform X2: MFTGSTKNPTPKIPQPERLDEVYSALRRGLQSFLQVHQLELDSLGQQIRESKRNGRLGSLYELDKQVKAIERFMRRLEFHLSKVEELYDAYCMQRRLRDGASKMVAAFNSATGSKEARESLNEANRGYREYTEHMCSLESELENQMGEFHIKMKGLVGYARLCAGDQYEVLMRYGRQRWRMKGRVEVSSKQVWDSEDNVFLPLITELLSIKVTELKSLANHVVVGSVSCETLDLFCPLPQTVAVDINDLGTVKLNLEVNWSPFDKDDQTSSSSTVSKRFLSNQSPPDTPSMREQVFYSISPRSRARLGQRWSTLEVFRDTLADRLSPPSRVHSQLSLLRRPGELENGTVWSNSSESSDDSSSPAMGHTHRMMATHSLQTTPTIQISFNPRQSSVSTPSLSSNHEEGEPGAIKGFGGTDSVKCTLLNGHLKCSRSLSHISERAIDCASTNRLSDQSVESSETPKPLPRLDLEVSCVASHCSNQDMHEALDLPESRGLESCVSTPVDQGDAPPASTLQAEKPRAGVEPLPTDRVLGEGLREEKSSMEHNQRLQSTQPQELTLPEETVTGRSHSRSSSFTQEVETALESFDFLNCSDLDDDEEEEEEDEQKRDEKEKEQEKEDKTRDSADSDACEDDVIEIIVEAPEGFRNEDCPPLDADCSSEEEESSEQLQASSETKDKQEEEKEKVEDKKEEEEEEQVTEMDIPARQEHGDEASCVEEPCSTPSSMATTAL, translated from the exons ATGTTTACAGGTTCTACCAAGAACCCAACCCCTAAAATACCTCAGCCTGAGCGGCTGGACGAGGTGTACTCTGCACTGAGGAGAGGCCTAca GTCATTCCTGCAGGTCCACCAGCTGGAGCTGGACAGCCTGGGGCAGCAgatcagagagagcaagagaaatggCCGTCtg GGGTCTCTGTATGAGTTGGATAAG CAAGTGAAGGCCATTGAGAGATTTATGCGTCGCTTGGAGTTCCACCTCAGCAAG GTAGAGGAGCTGTACGATGCTTACTGTATGCAGCGGCGGCTGCGGGATGGGGCCAGCAAGATGGTGGCAGCCTTTAACTCTGCCACAGGGAGCAAAGAGGCACGGGAGAGCCTGAATGAGGCCAACAGGGGCTACAGGGAGTACACTGAG CACATGTGTTCCCTGGAGAGTGAACTGGAGAACCAGATGGGAGAGTTTCACATCAAGATGAAAG GTCTGGTTGGCTATGCACGGTTGTGTGCAGGAGACCAATATGAG GTCCTGATGCGTTATGGGCGTCAGCGCTGGCGGATGAAAGGTCGTGTGGAGGTCAGCAGTAAACAGGTGTGGGACAGTGAGGACAACGTCTTCCTGCCTCTCATCACAGAGCTCCTGTCAATCAAG GTGACTGAGCTGAAGAGCTTGGCCAATCACGTGGTGGTTGGCAGCGTGTCCTGTGAGACACTCGACCTGTTCTGTCCGCTGCCTCAGACGGTTGCCGTGGATATCAACGACTTGGGGACAGTAAAACTGAACCTAGAGGTCAACTGGAG tccattTGATAAAGATGACCAGACCTCGTCCTCCAGTACGGTTTCCAAGCGCTTTTTGTCCAATCAGAGCCCTCCAGACACACCTTCCATGCGCGAGCAGGTGTTTTAT AGCATTTCTCCTCGGAGCAGGGCCAGACTGGGCCAACGTTGGTCAACATTGGAAGTGTTCCGTGACACCTTGGCGGACAGGCTCTCTCCACCCAGCCGCGTCCACTCACAGTTG tctctattgAGGAGACCAGGGGAGCTGGAGAATGGTACAGTCTGGTCAAACTCCTCTGAATCATCAGACGACTCTTCCAGCCCAGccatgggacacacacacaggatgatgGCCACTCACAGCCTGCAGACCACACCCACTATCCAGATCTCCTTCAACCCCCGCCAATCAAGCGTCTCTACCCCATCCCTCTCGTCCAATCATGAGGAAGGGGAGCCAGGCGCCATCAAGGGATTTGGTGGAACAGATTCTGTGAAGTGTACACTGCTGAATGGCCATTTGAAGTGTTCTCGATCTCTCAGCCATATCAGTGAGAGAGCCATAGACTGTGCTTCGACTAACAGGTTGTCTGACCAATCAGTTGAGTCCTCTGAAACGCCAAAGCCCCTACCCCGCTTAGACCTTGAAGTCTCCTGTGTGGCTTCTCACTGCTCTAACCAGGACATGCATGAAGCCTTGGACTTGCCTGAATCTAGGGGCCTAGAGTCATGTGTTTCAACCCCAGTGGATCAGGGTGATGCTCCTCCGGCCTCAACACTACAGGCTGAGAAGCCTAGAGCTGGAGTAGAGCCTCTTCCCACAGACCGTGTACTGGGAGAGGGACTGAGGGAGGAAAAGTCCTCCATGGAACACAATCAAAGACTCCAATCTACCCAGCCACAAGAGCTAACACTACCAGAAGAGACAGTGACT GGTCGATCTCACAGTCGGTCCTCCAGCTTCACTCAGGAAGTTGAGACTGCCCTGGAGAGCTTTGATTTTCTCAACTGCTCTGACCttgatgatgatgaagaagaggaggaagaagatgaACAGAAGAGGGATGAGAAGGAGAAGGAACAagagaaggaagacaagacaaggGACTCTGCTGATAG TGATGCGTGTGAGGACGATGTTATAGAAATCATTGTCGAGGCCCCTGAAGGCTTCCGGAATGAGGACTGTCCTCCTCTAGATGCAGACTGCAGCTCTGAG gaggaggagagtagcgagcAGCTGCAGGCCTCCAGTGAGACAAAGGACAAGCAGGAGGAAGAAAAGGAGAAAGTGGAAgacaagaaggaggaggaggaggaggagcaggttaCAGAGATGGACATCCCTGCCAGGCAGGAGCATG GTGATGAGGCATCCTGTGTTGAGGAACCCTGCTCCACCCCCAGCAGTATGGCCACCACTGCCCTTTAA
- the LOC106562234 gene encoding rho family-interacting cell polarization regulator 1 isoform X3, translated as MFTGSTKNPTPKIPQPERLDEVYSALRRGLQSFLQVHQLELDSLGQQIRESKRNGRLGSLYELDKQVKAIERFMRRLEFHLSKVEELYDAYCMQRRLRDGASKMVAAFNSATGSKEARESLNEANRGYREYTEHMCSLESELENQMGEFHIKMKGLVGYARLCAGDQYEVLMRYGRQRWRMKGRVEVSSKQVWDSEDNVFLPLITELLSIKVTELKSLANHVVVGSVSCETLDLFCPLPQTVAVDINDLGTVKLNLEVNWSPFDKDDQTSSSSTVSKRFLSNQSPPDTPSMREQVFYSLLRRPGELENGTVWSNSSESSDDSSSPAMGHTHRMMATHSLQTTPTIQISFNPRQSSVSTPSLSSNHEEGEPGAIKGFGGTDSVKCTLLNGHLKCSRSLSHISERAIDCASTNRLSDQSVESSETPKPLPRLDLEVSCVASHCSNQDMHEALDLPESRGLESCVSTPVDQGDAPPASTLQAEKPRAGVEPLPTDRVLGEGLREEKSSMEHNQRLQSTQPQELTLPEETVTGRSHSRSSSFTQEVETALESFDFLNCSDLDDDEEEEEEDEQKRDEKEKEQEKEDKTRDSADSSDACEDDVIEIIVEAPEGFRNEDCPPLDADCSSEEEESSEQLQASSETKDKQEEEKEKVEDKKEEEEEEQVTEMDIPARQEHGDEASCVEEPCSTPSSMATTAL; from the exons ATGTTTACAGGTTCTACCAAGAACCCAACCCCTAAAATACCTCAGCCTGAGCGGCTGGACGAGGTGTACTCTGCACTGAGGAGAGGCCTAca GTCATTCCTGCAGGTCCACCAGCTGGAGCTGGACAGCCTGGGGCAGCAgatcagagagagcaagagaaatggCCGTCtg GGGTCTCTGTATGAGTTGGATAAG CAAGTGAAGGCCATTGAGAGATTTATGCGTCGCTTGGAGTTCCACCTCAGCAAG GTAGAGGAGCTGTACGATGCTTACTGTATGCAGCGGCGGCTGCGGGATGGGGCCAGCAAGATGGTGGCAGCCTTTAACTCTGCCACAGGGAGCAAAGAGGCACGGGAGAGCCTGAATGAGGCCAACAGGGGCTACAGGGAGTACACTGAG CACATGTGTTCCCTGGAGAGTGAACTGGAGAACCAGATGGGAGAGTTTCACATCAAGATGAAAG GTCTGGTTGGCTATGCACGGTTGTGTGCAGGAGACCAATATGAG GTCCTGATGCGTTATGGGCGTCAGCGCTGGCGGATGAAAGGTCGTGTGGAGGTCAGCAGTAAACAGGTGTGGGACAGTGAGGACAACGTCTTCCTGCCTCTCATCACAGAGCTCCTGTCAATCAAG GTGACTGAGCTGAAGAGCTTGGCCAATCACGTGGTGGTTGGCAGCGTGTCCTGTGAGACACTCGACCTGTTCTGTCCGCTGCCTCAGACGGTTGCCGTGGATATCAACGACTTGGGGACAGTAAAACTGAACCTAGAGGTCAACTGGAG tccattTGATAAAGATGACCAGACCTCGTCCTCCAGTACGGTTTCCAAGCGCTTTTTGTCCAATCAGAGCCCTCCAGACACACCTTCCATGCGCGAGCAGGTGTTTTAT tctctattgAGGAGACCAGGGGAGCTGGAGAATGGTACAGTCTGGTCAAACTCCTCTGAATCATCAGACGACTCTTCCAGCCCAGccatgggacacacacacaggatgatgGCCACTCACAGCCTGCAGACCACACCCACTATCCAGATCTCCTTCAACCCCCGCCAATCAAGCGTCTCTACCCCATCCCTCTCGTCCAATCATGAGGAAGGGGAGCCAGGCGCCATCAAGGGATTTGGTGGAACAGATTCTGTGAAGTGTACACTGCTGAATGGCCATTTGAAGTGTTCTCGATCTCTCAGCCATATCAGTGAGAGAGCCATAGACTGTGCTTCGACTAACAGGTTGTCTGACCAATCAGTTGAGTCCTCTGAAACGCCAAAGCCCCTACCCCGCTTAGACCTTGAAGTCTCCTGTGTGGCTTCTCACTGCTCTAACCAGGACATGCATGAAGCCTTGGACTTGCCTGAATCTAGGGGCCTAGAGTCATGTGTTTCAACCCCAGTGGATCAGGGTGATGCTCCTCCGGCCTCAACACTACAGGCTGAGAAGCCTAGAGCTGGAGTAGAGCCTCTTCCCACAGACCGTGTACTGGGAGAGGGACTGAGGGAGGAAAAGTCCTCCATGGAACACAATCAAAGACTCCAATCTACCCAGCCACAAGAGCTAACACTACCAGAAGAGACAGTGACT GGTCGATCTCACAGTCGGTCCTCCAGCTTCACTCAGGAAGTTGAGACTGCCCTGGAGAGCTTTGATTTTCTCAACTGCTCTGACCttgatgatgatgaagaagaggaggaagaagatgaACAGAAGAGGGATGAGAAGGAGAAGGAACAagagaaggaagacaagacaaggGACTCTGCTGATAG CAGTGATGCGTGTGAGGACGATGTTATAGAAATCATTGTCGAGGCCCCTGAAGGCTTCCGGAATGAGGACTGTCCTCCTCTAGATGCAGACTGCAGCTCTGAG gaggaggagagtagcgagcAGCTGCAGGCCTCCAGTGAGACAAAGGACAAGCAGGAGGAAGAAAAGGAGAAAGTGGAAgacaagaaggaggaggaggaggaggagcaggttaCAGAGATGGACATCCCTGCCAGGCAGGAGCATG GTGATGAGGCATCCTGTGTTGAGGAACCCTGCTCCACCCCCAGCAGTATGGCCACCACTGCCCTTTAA
- the LOC106562234 gene encoding rho family-interacting cell polarization regulator 1 isoform X1 gives MFTGSTKNPTPKIPQPERLDEVYSALRRGLQSFLQVHQLELDSLGQQIRESKRNGRLGSLYELDKQVKAIERFMRRLEFHLSKVEELYDAYCMQRRLRDGASKMVAAFNSATGSKEARESLNEANRGYREYTEHMCSLESELENQMGEFHIKMKGLVGYARLCAGDQYEVLMRYGRQRWRMKGRVEVSSKQVWDSEDNVFLPLITELLSIKVTELKSLANHVVVGSVSCETLDLFCPLPQTVAVDINDLGTVKLNLEVNWSPFDKDDQTSSSSTVSKRFLSNQSPPDTPSMREQVFYSISPRSRARLGQRWSTLEVFRDTLADRLSPPSRVHSQLSLLRRPGELENGTVWSNSSESSDDSSSPAMGHTHRMMATHSLQTTPTIQISFNPRQSSVSTPSLSSNHEEGEPGAIKGFGGTDSVKCTLLNGHLKCSRSLSHISERAIDCASTNRLSDQSVESSETPKPLPRLDLEVSCVASHCSNQDMHEALDLPESRGLESCVSTPVDQGDAPPASTLQAEKPRAGVEPLPTDRVLGEGLREEKSSMEHNQRLQSTQPQELTLPEETVTGRSHSRSSSFTQEVETALESFDFLNCSDLDDDEEEEEEDEQKRDEKEKEQEKEDKTRDSADSSDACEDDVIEIIVEAPEGFRNEDCPPLDADCSSEEEESSEQLQASSETKDKQEEEKEKVEDKKEEEEEEQVTEMDIPARQEHGDEASCVEEPCSTPSSMATTAL, from the exons ATGTTTACAGGTTCTACCAAGAACCCAACCCCTAAAATACCTCAGCCTGAGCGGCTGGACGAGGTGTACTCTGCACTGAGGAGAGGCCTAca GTCATTCCTGCAGGTCCACCAGCTGGAGCTGGACAGCCTGGGGCAGCAgatcagagagagcaagagaaatggCCGTCtg GGGTCTCTGTATGAGTTGGATAAG CAAGTGAAGGCCATTGAGAGATTTATGCGTCGCTTGGAGTTCCACCTCAGCAAG GTAGAGGAGCTGTACGATGCTTACTGTATGCAGCGGCGGCTGCGGGATGGGGCCAGCAAGATGGTGGCAGCCTTTAACTCTGCCACAGGGAGCAAAGAGGCACGGGAGAGCCTGAATGAGGCCAACAGGGGCTACAGGGAGTACACTGAG CACATGTGTTCCCTGGAGAGTGAACTGGAGAACCAGATGGGAGAGTTTCACATCAAGATGAAAG GTCTGGTTGGCTATGCACGGTTGTGTGCAGGAGACCAATATGAG GTCCTGATGCGTTATGGGCGTCAGCGCTGGCGGATGAAAGGTCGTGTGGAGGTCAGCAGTAAACAGGTGTGGGACAGTGAGGACAACGTCTTCCTGCCTCTCATCACAGAGCTCCTGTCAATCAAG GTGACTGAGCTGAAGAGCTTGGCCAATCACGTGGTGGTTGGCAGCGTGTCCTGTGAGACACTCGACCTGTTCTGTCCGCTGCCTCAGACGGTTGCCGTGGATATCAACGACTTGGGGACAGTAAAACTGAACCTAGAGGTCAACTGGAG tccattTGATAAAGATGACCAGACCTCGTCCTCCAGTACGGTTTCCAAGCGCTTTTTGTCCAATCAGAGCCCTCCAGACACACCTTCCATGCGCGAGCAGGTGTTTTAT AGCATTTCTCCTCGGAGCAGGGCCAGACTGGGCCAACGTTGGTCAACATTGGAAGTGTTCCGTGACACCTTGGCGGACAGGCTCTCTCCACCCAGCCGCGTCCACTCACAGTTG tctctattgAGGAGACCAGGGGAGCTGGAGAATGGTACAGTCTGGTCAAACTCCTCTGAATCATCAGACGACTCTTCCAGCCCAGccatgggacacacacacaggatgatgGCCACTCACAGCCTGCAGACCACACCCACTATCCAGATCTCCTTCAACCCCCGCCAATCAAGCGTCTCTACCCCATCCCTCTCGTCCAATCATGAGGAAGGGGAGCCAGGCGCCATCAAGGGATTTGGTGGAACAGATTCTGTGAAGTGTACACTGCTGAATGGCCATTTGAAGTGTTCTCGATCTCTCAGCCATATCAGTGAGAGAGCCATAGACTGTGCTTCGACTAACAGGTTGTCTGACCAATCAGTTGAGTCCTCTGAAACGCCAAAGCCCCTACCCCGCTTAGACCTTGAAGTCTCCTGTGTGGCTTCTCACTGCTCTAACCAGGACATGCATGAAGCCTTGGACTTGCCTGAATCTAGGGGCCTAGAGTCATGTGTTTCAACCCCAGTGGATCAGGGTGATGCTCCTCCGGCCTCAACACTACAGGCTGAGAAGCCTAGAGCTGGAGTAGAGCCTCTTCCCACAGACCGTGTACTGGGAGAGGGACTGAGGGAGGAAAAGTCCTCCATGGAACACAATCAAAGACTCCAATCTACCCAGCCACAAGAGCTAACACTACCAGAAGAGACAGTGACT GGTCGATCTCACAGTCGGTCCTCCAGCTTCACTCAGGAAGTTGAGACTGCCCTGGAGAGCTTTGATTTTCTCAACTGCTCTGACCttgatgatgatgaagaagaggaggaagaagatgaACAGAAGAGGGATGAGAAGGAGAAGGAACAagagaaggaagacaagacaaggGACTCTGCTGATAG CAGTGATGCGTGTGAGGACGATGTTATAGAAATCATTGTCGAGGCCCCTGAAGGCTTCCGGAATGAGGACTGTCCTCCTCTAGATGCAGACTGCAGCTCTGAG gaggaggagagtagcgagcAGCTGCAGGCCTCCAGTGAGACAAAGGACAAGCAGGAGGAAGAAAAGGAGAAAGTGGAAgacaagaaggaggaggaggaggaggagcaggttaCAGAGATGGACATCCCTGCCAGGCAGGAGCATG GTGATGAGGCATCCTGTGTTGAGGAACCCTGCTCCACCCCCAGCAGTATGGCCACCACTGCCCTTTAA